One window from the genome of Saccharicrinis carchari encodes:
- a CDS encoding DUF1015 domain-containing protein: MAIVKPFKGLRPPQKIAATLACLPYDVMNREEAARMAQGKPESLLHVTRSEIDCPADTDIHSQEVYDKSVQNFKLFQEKGWLVQDTEAHFYIYAQTMDGRTQYGIVGAASIDDYLNGIIKKHELTRSEKEKDRMVHVRINNANIEPVFFTYPNVKEIDRIVEDIVARQKPEYDFIAEDGFGHHFWVVKDAQTNQHLEQLFANKVPATYVADGHHRTAAAALVGKEKREQNPNHTGEENYNFFLAVHFPDTQLKIIDYNRVVKDLNGLSKASFIHKLSESFEVGPAAKEIIKPTALHEFSMYLDGHWYKLNAKPGTYNDKDPIGVLDVTVLSDLVLDKILGIVDLRTDKRIDFVGGIRGLGELKKRVDSGEMEVAFAMYPVSMQQLIDIADTGNIMPPKTTWFEPKLRSGLVIHKLD, translated from the coding sequence ATGGCAATAGTAAAACCATTTAAAGGCCTTCGTCCTCCTCAAAAAATAGCAGCTACCTTAGCCTGCCTACCCTATGATGTGATGAACCGCGAGGAAGCGGCACGCATGGCGCAGGGAAAACCGGAATCGCTACTGCATGTTACACGAAGCGAAATAGATTGTCCGGCGGATACGGATATCCACTCGCAAGAGGTATATGATAAGTCGGTACAGAATTTTAAGCTGTTTCAGGAAAAGGGCTGGCTGGTGCAAGATACCGAAGCCCATTTTTACATCTACGCCCAAACCATGGACGGCCGAACGCAGTATGGCATAGTGGGTGCAGCATCCATTGACGATTATTTAAACGGCATCATTAAAAAACATGAGCTTACGCGCAGCGAGAAAGAAAAAGACCGCATGGTGCATGTACGCATTAACAATGCCAATATTGAGCCTGTTTTTTTTACCTATCCTAATGTAAAAGAGATAGACCGAATAGTTGAAGACATTGTAGCCAGGCAAAAACCGGAATACGATTTTATCGCCGAGGATGGTTTCGGACACCATTTCTGGGTGGTTAAGGATGCCCAAACCAATCAGCATCTCGAGCAGCTTTTCGCTAACAAAGTACCTGCCACCTATGTTGCCGACGGCCATCACCGAACTGCCGCAGCCGCTTTGGTGGGCAAAGAAAAACGCGAACAGAATCCCAATCATACCGGGGAAGAAAACTACAACTTCTTTTTGGCGGTACATTTTCCGGATACACAACTTAAAATTATCGATTACAACCGTGTGGTAAAAGATCTGAACGGTCTGAGCAAGGCATCCTTTATCCATAAGCTAAGCGAAAGCTTTGAGGTGGGGCCGGCTGCAAAAGAAATCATTAAACCTACTGCCTTGCACGAATTTTCGATGTATTTAGATGGGCATTGGTATAAATTGAATGCCAAGCCGGGCACCTATAACGACAAAGACCCTATTGGCGTATTGGATGTAACGGTATTATCGGATCTTGTTTTAGATAAAATTTTAGGCATAGTAGATTTACGTACCGATAAACGGATTGATTTTGTTGGCGGTATTCGTGGTCTTGGCGAATTGAAGAAAAGAGTGGACAGTGGTGAAATGGAAGTGGCTTTTGCCATGTATCCGGTTAGCATGCAGCAGCTTATCGATATTGCCGACACAGGCAACATCATGCCGCCAAAAACTACCTGGTTCGAACCTAAGCTACGATCGGGATTGGTGATCCATAAGCTCGATTAA
- a CDS encoding DUF2293 domain-containing protein has protein sequence MSEKNLTVTSNKTGQLFDAKGQLLSPPSQWSFLPAGDAGVTRKVTANGKYWRVVFKKGRRIMSKGVWAPTQVIEMAKKEMEATRSTDDYLKKKEYNAKRRKKQQQAYEIEFCAEVEKFLNFHSDYAPVARAMAILVTRHAVPVGSGTVARTAMIPVHERAARAVIAWMRHQTTAYDHMKIARIKGERREVRRMLAQESTRLMNNYRRGLPIPFTCPLKKALDKIISP, from the coding sequence ATGAGCGAAAAAAACCTAACCGTCACGAGCAATAAAACCGGACAATTATTTGATGCAAAAGGACAGCTCTTGAGCCCTCCCTCGCAGTGGAGTTTTTTACCTGCGGGCGATGCAGGGGTGACCCGAAAAGTGACGGCCAATGGCAAATATTGGCGGGTAGTATTTAAAAAAGGTCGTCGCATTATGTCCAAAGGTGTTTGGGCACCTACCCAAGTTATTGAAATGGCAAAAAAAGAAATGGAGGCTACCCGAAGCACCGATGATTACCTAAAGAAAAAGGAATATAATGCCAAACGTCGCAAAAAACAGCAACAAGCCTATGAAATAGAATTCTGTGCCGAGGTGGAGAAATTCTTAAACTTTCATTCCGATTATGCACCTGTTGCACGGGCAATGGCCATTTTAGTTACACGCCATGCAGTACCTGTGGGTAGCGGAACCGTAGCACGTACCGCCATGATACCCGTCCATGAGCGGGCTGCACGTGCTGTAATTGCCTGGATGCGCCACCAAACAACGGCCTACGACCACATGAAAATTGCCCGTATAAAAGGCGAAAGAAGAGAAGTGCGACGTATGCTGGCCCAAGAATCTACACGCTTAATGAACAACTATCGGCGTGGTTTGCCCATACCGTTCACTTGCCCTTTAAAAAAAGCCCTGGATAAAATCATATCACCATAA